In a genomic window of Myotis daubentonii chromosome 18, mMyoDau2.1, whole genome shotgun sequence:
- the CHTOP gene encoding chromatin target of PRMT1 protein isoform X4, translating to MAAQSAPKVVLKSTTKMSLNERFTNMLKNKQPMPVNIRASMQQQQQLASARNRRLAQQMENRPSVQAALKLKQSLKQRLGKSNIQARLGRPIGALARGAIGGRGLPLIQRGLPRGGLRGGRATRTLLRGGMSLRGQNLLRGGRAVAPRMGLRRGGVRGRGGPGRGGLGRGAMGRGGIGGRGRGMIGRGRGGFGGRGRGRGRGRGALARPVLTKEQLDNQLDAYMSKTKGHLDAELDAYMAQTDPETND from the exons ATGGCTGCACAGTCAGCACCGAAAGTTGTGCTAAAAAGCACCACCAAGATGTCTCTAAATGAGCG CTTTACTAATATGCTGAAGAACAAACAGCCGATGCCAGTGAATATTCGGGCTTCGatgcagcaacagcagcagctaGCCAGTGCCAGAAACAGAAGACTGGCCCAGCAGATGGAAAATAGACCCTCTGTCCAGGCAGCATTAAAGCTTAAGCAG AGCTTAAAGCAGCGCCTGGGTAAGAGTAACATCCAGGCACGGTTAGGCCGACCCataggggccctggccaggggagCGATCGGAGGACGAGGCCTACCCCTAATCCAGAGAGGCTTGCCTAGAGGAGGACTACGTGGGGGACGTGCCACAAGAACCCTACTTAGGGGCGGGATGTCGCTCCGAG GTCAAAACCTGCTCCGAGGTGGACGAGCCGTAGCTCCCCGAATGGGCTTAAGAAGAGGTGGTGTTCGAGGTCGTGGAGGTCCTGGGAGAGGGGGCCTAGGGCGTGGAGCTATGGGTCGTGGCGGAATCGGTGGTAGAG GTCGGGGTATGATAGGTCGGGGAAGAGGGGGCTTtggaggccgaggccgaggccgtgGACGAGGGAGAGGTGCCCTTGCTCGCCCTGTACTGACCAAGGAACAGCTGGACAACCAATTGGATGCATACATGTCGAAAACAAAAGGACACCTGGATGCGGAGTTGGATGCCTACATGGCACAGACAGATCCTGAAACCAATGATTGA
- the CHTOP gene encoding chromatin target of PRMT1 protein isoform X1: MAAQSAPKVVLKSTTKMSLNERFTNMLKNKQPMPVNIRASMQQQQQLASARNRRLAQQMENRPSVQAALKLKQTLYASPDSGCGRICPSCGWASEGRCHATKSLKQRLGKSNIQARLGRPIGALARGAIGGRGLPLIQRGLPRGGLRGGRATRTLLRGGMSLRGQNLLRGGRAVAPRMGLRRGGVRGRGGPGRGGLGRGAMGRGGIGGRGRGMIGRGRGGFGGRGRGRGRGRGALARPVLTKEQLDNQLDAYMSKTKGHLDAELDAYMAQTDPETND; the protein is encoded by the exons ATGGCTGCACAGTCAGCACCGAAAGTTGTGCTAAAAAGCACCACCAAGATGTCTCTAAATGAGCG CTTTACTAATATGCTGAAGAACAAACAGCCGATGCCAGTGAATATTCGGGCTTCGatgcagcaacagcagcagctaGCCAGTGCCAGAAACAGAAGACTGGCCCAGCAGATGGAAAATAGACCCTCTGTCCAGGCAGCATTAAAGCTTAAGCAG ACTTTATATGCAAGTCCGGACAGTGGCTGTGGAAGGATATGTCCAAGCTGTGGCTGGGCGTCTGAAGGGCGGTGCCATGCAACT AAGAGCTTAAAGCAGCGCCTGGGTAAGAGTAACATCCAGGCACGGTTAGGCCGACCCataggggccctggccaggggagCGATCGGAGGACGAGGCCTACCCCTAATCCAGAGAGGCTTGCCTAGAGGAGGACTACGTGGGGGACGTGCCACAAGAACCCTACTTAGGGGCGGGATGTCGCTCCGAG GTCAAAACCTGCTCCGAGGTGGACGAGCCGTAGCTCCCCGAATGGGCTTAAGAAGAGGTGGTGTTCGAGGTCGTGGAGGTCCTGGGAGAGGGGGCCTAGGGCGTGGAGCTATGGGTCGTGGCGGAATCGGTGGTAGAG GTCGGGGTATGATAGGTCGGGGAAGAGGGGGCTTtggaggccgaggccgaggccgtgGACGAGGGAGAGGTGCCCTTGCTCGCCCTGTACTGACCAAGGAACAGCTGGACAACCAATTGGATGCATACATGTCGAAAACAAAAGGACACCTGGATGCGGAGTTGGATGCCTACATGGCACAGACAGATCCTGAAACCAATGATTGA
- the CHTOP gene encoding chromatin target of PRMT1 protein isoform X8, with amino-acid sequence MLKNKQPMPVNIRASMQQQQQLASARNRRLAQQMENRPSVQAALKLKQTLYASPDSGCGRICPSCGWASEGRCHATKSLKQRLGKSNIQARLGRPIGALARGAIGGRGLPLIQRGLPRGGLRGGRATRTLLRGGMSLRGQNLLRGGRAVAPRMGLRRGGVRGRGGPGRGGLGRGAMGRGGIGGRGRGMIGRGRGGFGGRGRGRGRGRGALARPVLTKEQLDNQLDAYMSKTKGHLDAELDAYMAQTDPETND; translated from the exons ATGCTGAAGAACAAACAGCCGATGCCAGTGAATATTCGGGCTTCGatgcagcaacagcagcagctaGCCAGTGCCAGAAACAGAAGACTGGCCCAGCAGATGGAAAATAGACCCTCTGTCCAGGCAGCATTAAAGCTTAAGCAG ACTTTATATGCAAGTCCGGACAGTGGCTGTGGAAGGATATGTCCAAGCTGTGGCTGGGCGTCTGAAGGGCGGTGCCATGCAACT AAGAGCTTAAAGCAGCGCCTGGGTAAGAGTAACATCCAGGCACGGTTAGGCCGACCCataggggccctggccaggggagCGATCGGAGGACGAGGCCTACCCCTAATCCAGAGAGGCTTGCCTAGAGGAGGACTACGTGGGGGACGTGCCACAAGAACCCTACTTAGGGGCGGGATGTCGCTCCGAG GTCAAAACCTGCTCCGAGGTGGACGAGCCGTAGCTCCCCGAATGGGCTTAAGAAGAGGTGGTGTTCGAGGTCGTGGAGGTCCTGGGAGAGGGGGCCTAGGGCGTGGAGCTATGGGTCGTGGCGGAATCGGTGGTAGAG GTCGGGGTATGATAGGTCGGGGAAGAGGGGGCTTtggaggccgaggccgaggccgtgGACGAGGGAGAGGTGCCCTTGCTCGCCCTGTACTGACCAAGGAACAGCTGGACAACCAATTGGATGCATACATGTCGAAAACAAAAGGACACCTGGATGCGGAGTTGGATGCCTACATGGCACAGACAGATCCTGAAACCAATGATTGA
- the CHTOP gene encoding chromatin target of PRMT1 protein isoform X7, which yields MAAQSAPKVVLKSTTKMSLNERFTNMLKNKQPMPVNIRASMQQQQQLASARNRRLAQQMENRPSVQAALKLKQSLKQRLGKSNIQARLGRPIGALARGAIGGRGLPLIQRGLPRGGLRGGRATRTLLRGGMSLRGRGMIGRGRGGFGGRGRGRGRGRGALARPVLTKEQLDNQLDAYMSKTKGHLDAELDAYMAQTDPETND from the exons ATGGCTGCACAGTCAGCACCGAAAGTTGTGCTAAAAAGCACCACCAAGATGTCTCTAAATGAGCG CTTTACTAATATGCTGAAGAACAAACAGCCGATGCCAGTGAATATTCGGGCTTCGatgcagcaacagcagcagctaGCCAGTGCCAGAAACAGAAGACTGGCCCAGCAGATGGAAAATAGACCCTCTGTCCAGGCAGCATTAAAGCTTAAGCAG AGCTTAAAGCAGCGCCTGGGTAAGAGTAACATCCAGGCACGGTTAGGCCGACCCataggggccctggccaggggagCGATCGGAGGACGAGGCCTACCCCTAATCCAGAGAGGCTTGCCTAGAGGAGGACTACGTGGGGGACGTGCCACAAGAACCCTACTTAGGGGCGGGATGTCGCTCCGAG GTCGGGGTATGATAGGTCGGGGAAGAGGGGGCTTtggaggccgaggccgaggccgtgGACGAGGGAGAGGTGCCCTTGCTCGCCCTGTACTGACCAAGGAACAGCTGGACAACCAATTGGATGCATACATGTCGAAAACAAAAGGACACCTGGATGCGGAGTTGGATGCCTACATGGCACAGACAGATCCTGAAACCAATGATTGA
- the CHTOP gene encoding chromatin target of PRMT1 protein isoform X3, whose translation MAAQSAPKVVLKSTTKMSLNERFTNMLKNKQPMPVNIRASMQQQQQLASARNRRLAQQMENRPSVQAALKLKQKSLKQRLGKSNIQARLGRPIGALARGAIGGRGLPLIQRGLPRGGLRGGRATRTLLRGGMSLRGQNLLRGGRAVAPRMGLRRGGVRGRGGPGRGGLGRGAMGRGGIGGRGRGMIGRGRGGFGGRGRGRGRGRGALARPVLTKEQLDNQLDAYMSKTKGHLDAELDAYMAQTDPETND comes from the exons ATGGCTGCACAGTCAGCACCGAAAGTTGTGCTAAAAAGCACCACCAAGATGTCTCTAAATGAGCG CTTTACTAATATGCTGAAGAACAAACAGCCGATGCCAGTGAATATTCGGGCTTCGatgcagcaacagcagcagctaGCCAGTGCCAGAAACAGAAGACTGGCCCAGCAGATGGAAAATAGACCCTCTGTCCAGGCAGCATTAAAGCTTAAGCAG AAGAGCTTAAAGCAGCGCCTGGGTAAGAGTAACATCCAGGCACGGTTAGGCCGACCCataggggccctggccaggggagCGATCGGAGGACGAGGCCTACCCCTAATCCAGAGAGGCTTGCCTAGAGGAGGACTACGTGGGGGACGTGCCACAAGAACCCTACTTAGGGGCGGGATGTCGCTCCGAG GTCAAAACCTGCTCCGAGGTGGACGAGCCGTAGCTCCCCGAATGGGCTTAAGAAGAGGTGGTGTTCGAGGTCGTGGAGGTCCTGGGAGAGGGGGCCTAGGGCGTGGAGCTATGGGTCGTGGCGGAATCGGTGGTAGAG GTCGGGGTATGATAGGTCGGGGAAGAGGGGGCTTtggaggccgaggccgaggccgtgGACGAGGGAGAGGTGCCCTTGCTCGCCCTGTACTGACCAAGGAACAGCTGGACAACCAATTGGATGCATACATGTCGAAAACAAAAGGACACCTGGATGCGGAGTTGGATGCCTACATGGCACAGACAGATCCTGAAACCAATGATTGA
- the SNAPIN gene encoding SNARE-associated protein Snapin produces the protein MMAGAGSATVSGAGTPVAGPAGRDIFAEGLLEFLRPAVQQLDSHVHAVRESQVELREQIDNLATELCRINEDQKVALDLDPYVKKLLNARRRVVLVNNILQNAQERLRRLNHSVAKETARRRAMLDSGVYPPGSPSK, from the exons ATGATGGCGGGAGCTGGTTCCGCCACTGTGTCCGGGGCAGGGACGCCGGTGGCGGGGCCCGCAGGCCGCGACATCTTCGCCGAGGGGCTCCTCGAGTTTCTGCGACCGGCTGTGCAGCAGCTCGACTCTCACGTCCACGCTGTCAG AGAGAGCCAGGTAGAGCTGCGGGAACAAATCGACAACCTGGCTACCG AGCTGTGCCGTATCAATGAGGATCAGAAAGTGGCCCTGGATCTCGACCCCTATGTAAAGAAGCTACTGAACGCCCGGCGACGAGTTGTCTTGGTCAATAACATTCTGCAGAATGCCCAG GAGCGGCTGAGGCGGCTAAACCACAGTGTTGCCAAGGAAACAGCCCGAAGGAGGGCAATGCTGGATTCAGGAGTTTACCCCCCTGGCTCCCCAAGCAAGTAA
- the CHTOP gene encoding chromatin target of PRMT1 protein isoform X2, with protein sequence MAAQSAPKVVLKSTTKMSLNERFTNMLKNKQPMPVNIRASMQQQQQLASARNRRLAQQMENRPSVQAALKLKQTLYASPDSGCGRICPSCGWASEGRCHATSLKQRLGKSNIQARLGRPIGALARGAIGGRGLPLIQRGLPRGGLRGGRATRTLLRGGMSLRGQNLLRGGRAVAPRMGLRRGGVRGRGGPGRGGLGRGAMGRGGIGGRGRGMIGRGRGGFGGRGRGRGRGRGALARPVLTKEQLDNQLDAYMSKTKGHLDAELDAYMAQTDPETND encoded by the exons ATGGCTGCACAGTCAGCACCGAAAGTTGTGCTAAAAAGCACCACCAAGATGTCTCTAAATGAGCG CTTTACTAATATGCTGAAGAACAAACAGCCGATGCCAGTGAATATTCGGGCTTCGatgcagcaacagcagcagctaGCCAGTGCCAGAAACAGAAGACTGGCCCAGCAGATGGAAAATAGACCCTCTGTCCAGGCAGCATTAAAGCTTAAGCAG ACTTTATATGCAAGTCCGGACAGTGGCTGTGGAAGGATATGTCCAAGCTGTGGCTGGGCGTCTGAAGGGCGGTGCCATGCAACT AGCTTAAAGCAGCGCCTGGGTAAGAGTAACATCCAGGCACGGTTAGGCCGACCCataggggccctggccaggggagCGATCGGAGGACGAGGCCTACCCCTAATCCAGAGAGGCTTGCCTAGAGGAGGACTACGTGGGGGACGTGCCACAAGAACCCTACTTAGGGGCGGGATGTCGCTCCGAG GTCAAAACCTGCTCCGAGGTGGACGAGCCGTAGCTCCCCGAATGGGCTTAAGAAGAGGTGGTGTTCGAGGTCGTGGAGGTCCTGGGAGAGGGGGCCTAGGGCGTGGAGCTATGGGTCGTGGCGGAATCGGTGGTAGAG GTCGGGGTATGATAGGTCGGGGAAGAGGGGGCTTtggaggccgaggccgaggccgtgGACGAGGGAGAGGTGCCCTTGCTCGCCCTGTACTGACCAAGGAACAGCTGGACAACCAATTGGATGCATACATGTCGAAAACAAAAGGACACCTGGATGCGGAGTTGGATGCCTACATGGCACAGACAGATCCTGAAACCAATGATTGA
- the S100A1 gene encoding protein S100-A1: MGSELETAMETLINVFHAHSGKEGDKYKLNKKELKELLQTELSGFLDAQKDADAVDKVMKELDENGDGEVDFQEYVVLVAALTVACNNFFWENS, from the exons ATGGGTTCTGAGCTGGAGACGGCGATGGAGACTCTCATCAATGTGTTCCATGCCCACTCGGGCAAGGAGGGGGACAAGTACAAGCTGAACAAGAAGGAGCTGAAAGAGCTGCTGCAGACCGAACTCTCTGGCTTCCTGGAC GCCCAGAAGGATGCGGATGCTGTGGACAAAGTGATGAAGGAGCTGGATGAGAACGGAGATGGGGAGGTGGACTTCCAGGAGTACGTGGTGCTGGTGGCTGCCCTCACGGTGGCCTGTAACAACTTCTTCTGGGAGAACAGTTGA
- the CHTOP gene encoding chromatin target of PRMT1 protein isoform X5, with product MAAQSAPKVVLKSTTKMSLNERFTNMLKNKQPMPVNIRASMQQQQQLASARNRRLAQQMENRPSVQAALKLKQTLYASPDSGCGRICPSCGWASEGRCHATKSLKQRLGKSNIQARLGRPIGALARGAIGGRGLPLIQRGLPRGGLRGGRATRTLLRGGMSLRGRGMIGRGRGGFGGRGRGRGRGRGALARPVLTKEQLDNQLDAYMSKTKGHLDAELDAYMAQTDPETND from the exons ATGGCTGCACAGTCAGCACCGAAAGTTGTGCTAAAAAGCACCACCAAGATGTCTCTAAATGAGCG CTTTACTAATATGCTGAAGAACAAACAGCCGATGCCAGTGAATATTCGGGCTTCGatgcagcaacagcagcagctaGCCAGTGCCAGAAACAGAAGACTGGCCCAGCAGATGGAAAATAGACCCTCTGTCCAGGCAGCATTAAAGCTTAAGCAG ACTTTATATGCAAGTCCGGACAGTGGCTGTGGAAGGATATGTCCAAGCTGTGGCTGGGCGTCTGAAGGGCGGTGCCATGCAACT AAGAGCTTAAAGCAGCGCCTGGGTAAGAGTAACATCCAGGCACGGTTAGGCCGACCCataggggccctggccaggggagCGATCGGAGGACGAGGCCTACCCCTAATCCAGAGAGGCTTGCCTAGAGGAGGACTACGTGGGGGACGTGCCACAAGAACCCTACTTAGGGGCGGGATGTCGCTCCGAG GTCGGGGTATGATAGGTCGGGGAAGAGGGGGCTTtggaggccgaggccgaggccgtgGACGAGGGAGAGGTGCCCTTGCTCGCCCTGTACTGACCAAGGAACAGCTGGACAACCAATTGGATGCATACATGTCGAAAACAAAAGGACACCTGGATGCGGAGTTGGATGCCTACATGGCACAGACAGATCCTGAAACCAATGATTGA
- the CHTOP gene encoding chromatin target of PRMT1 protein isoform X9 translates to MAAQSAPKVVLKSTTKMSLNERFTNMLKNKQPMPVNIRASMQQQQQLASARNRRLAQQMENRPSVQAALKLKQVGV, encoded by the exons ATGGCTGCACAGTCAGCACCGAAAGTTGTGCTAAAAAGCACCACCAAGATGTCTCTAAATGAGCG CTTTACTAATATGCTGAAGAACAAACAGCCGATGCCAGTGAATATTCGGGCTTCGatgcagcaacagcagcagctaGCCAGTGCCAGAAACAGAAGACTGGCCCAGCAGATGGAAAATAGACCCTCTGTCCAGGCAGCATTAAAGCTTAAGCAG GTCGGGGTATGA
- the CHTOP gene encoding chromatin target of PRMT1 protein isoform X6 has translation MAAQSAPKVVLKSTTKMSLNERFTNMLKNKQPMPVNIRASMQQQQQLASARNRRLAQQMENRPSVQAALKLKQTLYASPDSGCGRICPSCGWASEGRCHATKSLKQRLGKSNIQARLGRPIGALARGAIGGRGLPLIQRGLPRGGLRGGRATRTLLRGGMSLRESTLSLLDLPAYTLYASSLRSKPAPRWTSRSSPNGLKKRWCSRSWRSWERGPRAWSYGSWRNRW, from the exons ATGGCTGCACAGTCAGCACCGAAAGTTGTGCTAAAAAGCACCACCAAGATGTCTCTAAATGAGCG CTTTACTAATATGCTGAAGAACAAACAGCCGATGCCAGTGAATATTCGGGCTTCGatgcagcaacagcagcagctaGCCAGTGCCAGAAACAGAAGACTGGCCCAGCAGATGGAAAATAGACCCTCTGTCCAGGCAGCATTAAAGCTTAAGCAG ACTTTATATGCAAGTCCGGACAGTGGCTGTGGAAGGATATGTCCAAGCTGTGGCTGGGCGTCTGAAGGGCGGTGCCATGCAACT AAGAGCTTAAAGCAGCGCCTGGGTAAGAGTAACATCCAGGCACGGTTAGGCCGACCCataggggccctggccaggggagCGATCGGAGGACGAGGCCTACCCCTAATCCAGAGAGGCTTGCCTAGAGGAGGACTACGTGGGGGACGTGCCACAAGAACCCTACTTAGGGGCGGGATGTCGCTCCGAG AATCTACTTTGTCTCTCTTGGATTTACCTGCATATACATTGTATGCCTCCTCTCTAAGGTCAAAACCTGCTCCGAGGTGGACGAGCCGTAGCTCCCCGAATGGGCTTAAGAAGAGGTGGTGTTCGAGGTCGTGGAGGTCCTGGGAGAGGGGGCCTAGGGCGTGGAGCTATGGGTCGTGGCGGAATCGGTGGTAG